The following coding sequences are from one Peromyscus eremicus chromosome X, PerEre_H2_v1, whole genome shotgun sequence window:
- the LOC131899926 gene encoding transmembrane emp24 domain-containing protein 2-like — MDGMYKFCFSNRISTMTPKIMEIEDQKNKPEEMINELAVVMTAVKHEQEEYMEVREDIYRTINTTTHSRVVFWSFFEALVLVAKTVVQIYYLKRFFGV, encoded by the coding sequence ATGGATGGGATGTACAAGTTTTGCTTTAGTAATAGGATATCCACCATGACTCCAAAGATAATGGAGATAGAAGATCAAAAGAACAAGCCAGAAGAAATGATTAATGAGCTGGCAGTGGTGATGACAGCTGTAAAGCATGAACAGGAGGAGTACATGGAAGTCCGGGAGGACATATACAGAACCAtcaacaccaccacacacagcagaGTGGTCTTTTGGTCCTTCTTCGAAGCTCTTGTTCTAGTTGCCAAAACAGTGGTACAGATCTACTACCTGAAGAGATTTTTTGGAGTCTAG